TCACCTCTCCGGAACCGATGTACTCGGCGCACCAGACGAACGAAGGACCCACCAGAGTCAGAACGGCGAGACCCTGGGGCGGTTTTTGAATCTGATCTGTAAAATCAGTCTGTTTGTGCATTGGAGGTCAGGCCATAGATGAGATGACGGATGATTCTGAACGAGCATTCAGTCCAGCGCATCCAGATGCGCCAGCGTCTGTTCATCCAGACGGTAGACTGTCCACCCTTTCATGGCTCTGGCGCCATGAGCGATATAGAATTGAATGGCCGGTTTATTCCAATTGAGCACAGACCATTCCATGCGGCCGCAGCCTTTTTGCCGGGCGATGTG
The window above is part of the bacterium genome. Proteins encoded here:
- a CDS encoding GNAT family N-acetyltransferase — protein: HIARQKGCGRMEWSVLNWNKPAIQFYIAHGARAMKGWTVYRLDEQTLAHLDALD